The Oryzias melastigma strain HK-1 linkage group LG15, ASM292280v2, whole genome shotgun sequence genome includes the window aagaaatacttgcaTTCAATCATTAAATAATTCTGATTATTTTCCCCAATATATTGTTTTCTTGCGTACATTTGATTTTGAAACACTTTGGAAGTGTTAATAATTTTGTGTACCCTTAAACTCTTTGAATGAATACGGCCAAGAGACAATATGAACTGAGACTTTGAAGTATTAGTTTATTCTGGTATCAGAAACCCAAGAGTGAATTCTGAATGACCTGCTTGGATCAAACCTGAATTCCCCTCTTCCTCCAGCGGCCTTCCAGCTGCCGTACTGCCAGCCGGTCAAGCAGAGGTTGTCTCTGCAGAAGGACGGCTGCTCCGGCTGCCACATGGTGGAAACCACCGTCTGCAGCGGCCACTGCTTCACCAAGGCAAGAAGATCCACCCGAACTCTGCTGGTTgaagacttttctttgaaagatCTTGTCACAAAGATTATTGATTATGATCGTGAATTAACTGAATAACTAGAGTCAATTCAAGCAGTCTCTAAGCAGCAAGAGGTTCAAATCCTGactgggttctttctgtgtggagttagcatgttcttcCCGTTCNNNNNNNNNNNNNNNNNNNNNNNNNNNNNNNNNNNNNNNNNNNNNNNNNNNNNNNNNNNNNNNNNNNNNNNNNGAAGGGGGAGCAAAGCAGTGTGCGTCCGCACTGTAGCAAAGCAGGAAGCAAAAAAAGGTCTATTGGAGACTCTGAATTGTCTTTTAGGTTTGAACGGGAGCTTTACACCTCAGTAgaaggttaggctccagcaactccataCAGAAATGAAGCaggtttaatttaaattaatttgacttAATCCAAGGTAATGTCATGTAATCTGCTTtgatctaatttaatttaatttccttttaactgatttaatttaaaccaTATCAAATTTAATCggatataatttaatttagtcaaaTGTATTTTCACTTATACTGATTTGATCTAAGTTCATTTAATTGGATTttatctgatttaatttaattttatctaaatctaatctaatctcatcttatttaatttattatgatgtaattcagtttaattttatCTAAATCTAATCTTATTTAATCCAATTTgtattcaatttgatttgaatttatttattttatctaaatctaatctgatttaatttaatttaatttatttaatcacaTGTAATATCATGTAATATGAATTTAtgtaatttcatttaattacatttaatctaaatctaatctaatttaattttaattgattaaattaaatcaaatgaaattaatttaaatctcCTTTGATCtcattttataaatttaacataatttaaatctaatctaatttaatttgatatagtttatttcatataattaaattgaatttcatTTAGATTTCATCTAATctgttttaatctaatttaattcCATATAACTTCATATACAAAAAGATCATGATTGAAAATATCTACATATTTTTCCATCTGGttaaattttttaacttttaaatttgtatttaaacatttagatttgatgatttaaatgaacaaaagaagtattaaaattaaattaaaaaatcaatgacTATATGAATCCAATGTTGCACTTGTCTACTATTTTCTTTTCTACAGTCATTTCCAtccagggctgcacggtggcgcagtggttagcgctcttgcctcacagcgagaaggccccggttcgaatcccggctgggacctttctgtgtggagtttgcatgttctccccgtgcatgcgtgggttttcaccggggactccggcttcctcccaccatccaaaaacatgcttcataggttaatcggtgactctaaattgtccctaggcgtgaatgtgagagtgtatgggtgtgtgattgaagccctgcgacagactggcgacctgtccagggtgtaccccgccttcgcccagcagtagccgggataggctccggcacccccgcgaccccgaaagggaagcagcggtcaagaagatggatggatggcatttCCATCCAATCTCACGTTTTGTTCTGGTTCCTCATAAACTCTGATGTATTCCCAGGACCCCCTGATGAAGATCCGACCGATGCAGTACCAGAATGTGTGTACGTACCGGGACTTCTACTACAAGACGTTCGAGCTCCCCGACTGTCTGCCCGGCGTTGACCCGACGGTCTCGTACCCCGTGGCTCTGAGCTGCCACTGCGGAGCCTGCATCATGAACACGTCCGACTGCACCTTTGAGAGTCTGCCGCCAGACTTCTGCATGAAGCACGAGTCCTTCTACTATTAGACTGGAGGAACAGAACCTTAAAGATCCATTAGCTTTAGAAAACAGAgatttgagatgtttttttaaatattttgttgacacaaacactttttctttcatgacCAACATTAAGCAgttaataaaatttaatttaccCAGAATTTTGTGAgaatattcttgtttttgtaaagaagtgaaaggaaaaaaaagacaatattgtGGTTCTTACATGTTTTCAGTGAGACTTTACCGacagttttaatcatatttacaCTTATAATTCatgaaatatgtcaaaaaaaagtttataaatcaAGTTTGTGAATTATGACACGAATAAACTACTGCtgcaacaaaaaccacaattaATACAATACTTGCTTAACTTTTCCTCTTTTACAGTTAGTTGAGAATAtggttaaaattattattttgcatgcaaaaacacaatgttctttggttgaaaagcatttttgtataaattatGAGCCAAATAATCTTAAAGAATGCAGCTGAAAGAGGAAACGAGTTTTGATGCTCTTCATTCATAGAGTCAAACATGTTGTGTAGCAACTAAAAGgtcttttaaattctttttatatGGAGAAACACCTCATTACTCTCAAAactaaaatagagaaaaaattattttaggctgttttgaattttagccattttttcagctatatgttaACTGTGttgactaatttaggttttttttttctttttttaggctaatttggcatttagctaatattttagctggctttcagcttcagtgattccaactatcagtttcagcatcttcaactatcagcactagcatcttcagtggccaaattcagcttacaacactcacactagcattatcatagtcactgctatatatctagtttataaatgttaaaaagttatggttttaaattttaaaaaatgtagttttagagtgtttaataaatgtttatcctgttctaaaatactgttctaaaataaacgtaattattttcaactgaaaatgttctctttttttaggtttcaaactcAGAATTTAAATTGccaaacttattttttccagtttaaactctttttttttctttttcgaatataaaaagttcagtttcaaaacttttggccttgtTGTGGCGGGGCTAAAACAAAGGGCCAATCAAAAATTAAAGAgagtggtaacttcagtcccagtgtcttcactgactcctagagctgtgaaaaatacGATCAGAAAATATCTGTATTGTCTGTTCTATCATATTCTGAAGTtatcccaagacgggtgtaaagaTCAGTTTTATCCCGTACAAACCGTGTGTCCAAAACTCTGTActagcagagtcagtgaatgcaccaggactgaagttaccacactcatccatttggtttggtccttcgtgttagacCCACCACAAAggggcaaaaagttttgaaaaagaaatgttcatatttgaaaacgaacaaaaaaaaataataataaatagagttgaatctaaaaaaatggaattgaaatttgtagttttgaaaccttaagaaaattgaacatttgaagctgaaattaaattcatttttgaatggaaaacattttgacatttattttatttatttattttgccaaacatcaatatttttttcacatataatatttgttttatttgggtttcatatAATATTGGCACCAGTGTAGCTCAATAGCCCTGCACATCTCTGGAACGNNNNNNNNNNNNNNNNNNNNNNNNNNNNNNNNNNNNNNNNNNNNNNNNNNNNNNNNNNNNNNNNNNNNNNNNNNNNNNNNNNNNNNNNNNNNNNNNNNNNNNNNNNNNNNNNNNNNNNNNNNNNNNNNNTATTttgccaaacatcaatattttcttcatatataatatttgttttatttgggtttcatatAATATTGACACCAGTGTAGCTCCATAGCCCTGCACATCTCTGGAACACAGCTCAGTTCTTGTGGACGAAAAGGGAATCTGTCGGAgcttttcttgaagctgctgtccctcttttccttctaatattgtttctgtctttgcctccATACACCCTTTAATCATTTCGGAGTGACTTTTTAGTGCTTGCCCAACATCCACTCGTGAGCTCGCTGTTGTGCTGTTgaaatgcttcaaaataaagagtaaatttgaaaaattaaaatgaatggctctgtattttttttttatgtagttgaAGTTTCAATTCTGTGAAGCATTTTAAATTCCTCCTCCAACTatatttaatctgttttcaaagagtTTTAAAGTGGTCATTTCATtaggatttttgtgttttaggcaaaatctaaaactgtcattttctaggacgcAGTTTCTGCAGACGGCAGGACTTCactagaaattcccctctgagttgtgggcggttAAGTGTAGAGATCttgacagcaaataaaaagtaaagggACCATGTAAAAGTGCTGAGTTAAATGTAATGAGGTCGAGAAGGTCGGTGCACCAAACTTTAGTGCTGGTGcacctaagaaaaaaagttaggcGGACGGGAGCAACCGGTACAAAAAGTTAGTCTAGAGCCCTGAGTTTTTTTAACAGCAGCCACACATGTTGAGAGCAGACAGACGGAGAGTTCTGACCCGGTTCCGTTAGTGGAGAGCAGCTGAGAGCAGTTTCTGAACCCGGTTCGGGTCTGAGACAGAAAATCCAGAGTGTCGTTTCATTACAACAAATGTGGAACAAGTACAGGTGAGCTCACAGGTCCGCCAACGATCATGCATTTCAGTTCAGTCCAGTCCAGTTTAGTCCAGTTGTTAGAGGGCTTTCTGGCTGGAAAATAACAATTGAGGAACTTTTTTAAAGGACTTGATACGAGAAAAGCTACTAGACTGGCTTATATCTGAGTTAGTTctagtttttatgttctttagtCCATGTGTTTGTTCTCTTCGGCTTTCCATAGAttctaaaaaaatttttaaagagaaatagAGACAGCTGTTTTTTATGAAAGTGTTCGGTTTTGAAAGAAGGAAACAAATTGCATAAAATCCTAAATCTGTTGCTGGTGTTTGTCTACTTGATAATGGTACAGAGCTTGTGTGGCATCACTCATGGGGCGGAGCTTATAATGCTACATCAGAGCTTGTGTGACTTCATTGGTCAGGTGACAAGTCTGATGATGTCACAGACGTGtcagtgatgatgtcacaaagaCATCAAAGAATTTTGACGAGTCTGATGATGTCACAGACGTGtcagtgatgatgtcacaaagaCATCAAAGAACTTTGAGGTCAGCTGACGCTCTGACATCATCTCCAGAGTTTATATAAGGANNNNNNNNNNNNNNNNNNNNNNNNNNNNNNNNNNNNNNNNNNNNNNNNNNNNNNNNNNNNNNNNNNNNNNNNNNNNNNNNNNNNNNNNNNNNNNNNNNNNAGGAAAATGTGAGCAGAGGAAATGGAAAGAGAAAGTAACAAGATACTAGTAtggcattttcaaaataaaaagcatagcacataatgataaaataaaaaacaggaaggagCCAGGCCACAAGGGAGATGATGATATAATTCTTGATGTTTTGATTGAATCTGTACCATATCGGCCAGGCGACGCACAAATACCTGCAGGACACATATTTGAGATGAGTTTAGTAATCAGTCAAAGAAGTTACACAAATAAACAGCTGCTTACCTTTCCATGGAGATGACCACCATGAAACTGACACTGACCATCTTTGCACACAAATTTATGTTAAGGCCAAAATGATATCCTCCTAATCTGACCTCACCAATGAGGCAGCAAAGCTGAATGAGGTCAGATATCATAAGGTTGATGAGGCTCACGGGAGCAACAGGATCTTTGCGTATCTACAGGGAAAACATAAACATGTCAACAAAGAAAATGGGTGGCCAGTAAGCgattaaaaagaagttttacaaaaatgtttattatttgttttgtaaatttatgataCTCAATTGTCTTGATTTTATTGAACCATTCTATAAATACAATCACTTGAAGAAATACACATTATATTTTCGCTCCAGAAATTTGTGACATTATAGCAAAAATCAATGTAGaatatttttctcacaatatgCTCacaataaacagataaaaaaatgttaacatacCATTGAATACACTGGGTAGAGTGCTAGGAGTATCAAGAACAGTCCAACACAGCCGACCGACAGAAGCACATAATCAAGCACTGTTTCATCATAGTAGATGTCTGTCTCTATACAGGTTTTGTTGTTGAAACTTTCTTCCATTCTTTAgcctaaaaatgctttttaaaaatataaatttatagaaaaatNNNNNNNNNNNNNNNNNNNNNNNNNNNNNNNNNNNNNNNNNNNNNNNNNNNNN containing:
- the lhb gene encoding lutropin subunit beta, whose product is MISRVSRGMFLLLMSFFLGTSTFFWSLAPAAAFQLPYCQPVKQRLSLQKDGCSGCHMVETTVCSGHCFTKDPLMKIRPMQYQNVCTYRDFYYKTFELPDCLPGVDPTVSYPVALSCHCGACIMNTSDCTFESLPPDFCMKHESFYY